One genomic segment of Microcella indica includes these proteins:
- the hemW gene encoding radical SAM family heme chaperone HemW: MPSALPIADPAPEDGMLPPTVAEGAEQRDLGVYLHVPYCRVRCGYCDFNTYTADEVRGVKRSDFADQAIAELDLAARVLDAAGLSPRPASTVFLGGGTPTILPPADLARMIGAVRDRFGLAPDAEVTTESNPDSIDAAGLAALAEAGVTRVSFGMQSAVPHVLRTLERTHDPENVARRVAEARAAGLAVSLDLIYGTPGESPADWEASLAAALAERPDHVSAYALIVEEGTKLARQIARGEVAPVDDDLHAAAYEAADARLTAAGYHWYEVSNWAASPEQRSRHNRAYWTGQDWWGVGPGAHSHVGGVRWWNVKHPHAYAQRVGAGVSPATGRETLDAETRRVERVLLETRLREGLDRELLTPSGRHAVAGLLADELIEPAAAFAGRVVLTLRGRLLADAVVRRLLPD, encoded by the coding sequence GTGCCCAGTGCCCTGCCGATCGCCGACCCGGCCCCCGAGGACGGGATGCTGCCGCCGACTGTCGCGGAGGGCGCCGAGCAGCGCGACCTCGGCGTGTACCTGCACGTGCCCTACTGCCGCGTGCGGTGCGGCTACTGCGACTTCAACACGTATACGGCCGACGAGGTGCGCGGGGTGAAGCGCAGCGACTTCGCCGACCAGGCGATCGCCGAGCTGGACCTCGCCGCGCGCGTGCTCGATGCCGCCGGCCTGTCGCCGCGGCCCGCGAGCACGGTCTTCCTCGGCGGGGGGACGCCCACGATCCTGCCGCCCGCCGATCTTGCCCGCATGATCGGCGCTGTGCGCGACCGCTTCGGTCTCGCGCCCGACGCCGAGGTGACGACCGAGTCGAACCCCGACTCGATCGACGCCGCGGGCCTCGCCGCGCTCGCGGAGGCCGGCGTGACGCGCGTCTCGTTCGGCATGCAGTCGGCGGTGCCGCACGTGCTGCGCACGCTCGAGCGCACCCACGACCCCGAGAACGTGGCGCGCCGCGTCGCCGAGGCGCGCGCAGCCGGGCTCGCGGTGAGCCTCGACCTCATCTACGGCACGCCGGGCGAGTCGCCCGCCGACTGGGAGGCGAGCCTCGCGGCCGCGCTCGCCGAGCGGCCCGATCATGTCAGCGCATACGCCCTCATCGTCGAGGAAGGCACGAAGCTCGCCCGCCAGATCGCTCGAGGCGAGGTGGCTCCCGTGGACGACGACCTGCACGCGGCGGCCTACGAGGCGGCGGATGCTCGGCTCACGGCGGCCGGATACCACTGGTACGAGGTCAGCAACTGGGCGGCGTCACCCGAGCAGCGCTCGCGGCACAACCGCGCGTACTGGACGGGGCAGGACTGGTGGGGTGTGGGCCCCGGGGCGCACAGCCACGTCGGCGGGGTGCGCTGGTGGAACGTCAAGCACCCTCACGCCTACGCGCAGCGGGTCGGGGCAGGAGTGAGCCCCGCCACCGGTCGCGAGACGCTCGACGCCGAGACGCGGCGCGTCGAGCGCGTTCTGCTCGAGACGCGACTGCGCGAGGGGCTGGACCGCGAGCTGCTGACGCCTTCGGGGCGGCACGCAGTCGCGGGCCTGCTCGCCGACGAACTCATCGAGCCGGCCGCCGCCTTCGCGGGTCGCGTCGTGCTGACCCTGCGCGGGCGGCTACTGGCCGACGCTGTCGTGCGACGACTGCTGCCGGACTGA
- a CDS encoding DUF4870 domain-containing protein — protein sequence MSQQPPVNPYATAPAPLRPEEEKLWATLIHVGGIFFGFVPALIGYLVLKERGPFIRGHSTTALNFQLTMLIGYVVGFVTVFVFIGFLVLLAVGILVLVFGIIAAIAANRGEEYYYPVAIKFLT from the coding sequence ATGAGCCAGCAGCCGCCCGTCAACCCGTACGCCACAGCACCCGCTCCCCTGCGGCCCGAGGAAGAGAAGCTGTGGGCGACCCTCATCCACGTCGGTGGCATCTTCTTCGGCTTCGTGCCCGCCCTCATCGGCTACCTCGTGCTCAAGGAACGCGGGCCGTTCATCCGCGGGCACTCCACGACGGCGCTCAACTTCCAGCTCACCATGCTCATCGGCTACGTCGTCGGCTTCGTCACGGTGTTCGTCTTCATCGGGTTCCTCGTGCTGCTCGCCGTGGGCATCCTCGTGCTCGTGTTCGGCATCATCGCCGCGATCGCGGCCAACCGGGGCGAGGAGTACTACTACCCCGTCGCGATCAAGTTCCTCACCTAG
- a CDS encoding DUF4870 domain-containing protein produces the protein MTESTPPPAAPQPAQPLSETEDRQWASFAHLGGILGFLPALIIWLVFKDRGSFTNQEAKEALNFQITVAIAQVVIFILNAILGAVTLGLWALIGWIFPLAVWVFAVIFSIMGFTKAKDGTAYRYAVSIRLIK, from the coding sequence ATGACTGAGTCCACTCCGCCCCCCGCAGCTCCTCAGCCCGCCCAGCCCCTCAGCGAGACCGAGGACCGCCAGTGGGCCTCCTTCGCCCACCTCGGCGGAATCCTGGGCTTCCTGCCCGCTCTCATCATCTGGCTCGTCTTCAAGGACCGTGGTTCGTTCACGAACCAGGAGGCCAAGGAGGCTCTGAACTTCCAGATCACGGTGGCGATCGCGCAGGTCGTCATCTTCATCCTGAACGCCATCCTCGGCGCCGTGACGCTCGGCCTCTGGGCGCTCATCGGCTGGATCTTCCCGCTCGCCGTGTGGGTGTTCGCCGTGATCTTCTCGATCATGGGCTTCACGAAGGCCAAGGACGGCACCGCGTACCGCTACGCCGTGTCGATCCGCCTCATCAAGTAG